The Glycine soja cultivar W05 chromosome 3, ASM419377v2, whole genome shotgun sequence genome window below encodes:
- the LOC114406369 gene encoding protein PEP-RELATED DEVELOPMENT ARRESTED 1, chloroplastic-like yields the protein MFVTSLACSYFTYPTLLHSFCSTFTSSYHQCTLLQLNRNRKKYCIWASINGNSAYEVGGGYPELEQNQNGKLHSDMSSQREALLRGGDQVISVLEEIITLLEDMNMDEESEKVAVELAAQGVIGKRVDEMESDFMMALDYMIQLAENDQDDKRKSLLEVIKETVLSHLTKKCPPHVQVIGLLCRTPKKESRHELLRRVAAGGGVFKGENELKMHIPAANLNDIANQADDLLEAMETRPVIPDRKLLARLVLIREEARNMMGGGITDERNHRGFYTLPQPEVDFLAKLVALKPGKNVLDMIRNVMQGKDEGADKSGNNDEDDTTNGDPAEFLGRPLVTGEKTLPVRPGMFLETVSKVLSGLYAGTDSGITAQHLEWVHRKTLQVLQEIAYG from the exons ATGTTTGTTACATCCCTTGCTTGCTCTTACTTCACTTATCCCACCCTTTTGCATTCTTTTTGTTCCACATTTACTTCGTCTTATCACCAATGCACGTTGCTGCAGCTCAATAGAAACAGAAAGAAATATTGCATTTGGGCATCCATCAATGGTAACAGTGCCTACGAAGTGGGAGGAGGATATCCGGAATTGGAGCAGAATCAGAATGGAAAGTTGCATTCAGACATGTCTTCTCAACGCGAAGCGCTCCTCAGAGGAGGGGACCAAGTCATCTctgttttggaggaaattattaCCCTT TTGGAAGACATGAATATGGACGAGGAATCAGAGAAAGTGGCAGTGGAGTTGGCTGCACAAGGAGTTATTGGAAAGAGAGTTGATGAGATGGAATCCGATTTCATGATGGCCCTTGACTACATGATCCAACTTGCTGAGAATGACCAGGATGATAAG CGTAAGTCACTGTTGGAAGTTATCAAAGAGACAGTATTATCACATCTAACCAAAAAATGTCCACCCCAT GTTCAAGTAATTGGTCTTCTATGTAGAACTCCGAAAAAGGAAAGCCGACATGAATTGTTGCGCCGAGTTGCAGCTGGTGGCGGTGTATTTAAAGGCGAAAATGAGTTGAAGATGCATATCCCAGCTGCAAATCTAAATGACATAGCTAACCAAGCTGATGATTTGTTGGAG GCAATGGAAACTCGTCCTGTTATCCCAGATCGAAAACTACTTGCAAGGCTTGTTTTGATTAGAGAAGAAGCTCGTAATATGATGGGAGGGGGAATTACGGACGAAAGAAACCACCGTGGATTCTATACTCTTCCTCAGCCTGAG GTGGACTTCTTGGCCAAATTGGTGGCTCTAAAACCTGGAAAAAATGTGCTTGATATGATAAGAAATGTAATGCAAGGAAAAGATGAAGGTGCAGACAAATCTGGCAACAACGATGAGGATGACACTACAAATGGGGATCCAGCTGAATTTCTTGGAAGG CCACTTGTAACGGGAGAGAAGACACTTCCAGTGCGCCCTGGCATGTTTCTTGAGACTGTCTCCAAG GTCTTGTCTGGTTTATATGCTGGAACTGATTCTGGCATCACTGCACAACACTTGGAATGG GTTCATCGGAAGACACTTCAAGTGCTTCAGGAGATAGCATATGGCTAG
- the LOC114406368 gene encoding uncharacterized protein LOC114406368, translating into MLSLAKRLQVQPLTTPFLLGQLRWARTRPKSPPVALKRAEERSEWWAVDGEVHEIGDLVPLRERFVIPRENIPNKRRKQLREQFMRRTRLVLKESEHDPWCKKYMELYNELRENWERLYWDEGYTKKLAQDHANYESAEDDDGDFSPYRSRRPQSQMEHSKDQNFGRNRQSDNWEKVNLLRDKFEYDRERRMREKAFAPMHGGSVPDSHDSDRWNQPLNTDRYFSQTERH; encoded by the exons aTGCTCTCTCTCGCGAAACGGCTTCAGGTTCAGCCCCTGACGACGCCGTTTCTCCTCGGGCAGCTCCGGTGGGCCCGAACGCGGCCGAAGTCACCGCCGGTGGCGCTGAAGAGGGCGGAGGAGCGGTCGGAGTGGTGGGCGGTGGACGGCGAAGTGCACGAGATCGGCGATCTCGTGCCGCTACGTGAGCGCTTCGTGATTCCCCGAGAGAACATCCCCAACAAGCGCCGCAAGCAGCTCAGAGAACAGTTCATGCGCCGAACGCGCCTCGTTCTTAAGGAATCC GAGCATGATCCTTGGTGCAAAAAGTATATGGAGCTGTATAATGAACTAAGAGAAAACTGGGAGAGGCTTTATTGGGATGAGGGTTACACTAAAAAGCTTGCTCAGGATCATGCAAACTATGAGTCTGctgaagatgatgatggagaTTTCTCCCCATACAG GAGTAGAAGGCCTCAGTCTCAAATGGAGCATAGTAAG GACCAAAATTTTGGGAGAAACAGGCAATCTGATAACTGGGAGAAAGTTAACCTTCTTCGGGATAAATTTGAGTATGACAGAGAGAGAAGAATGAGAGAGAAAG CATTTGCGCCCATGCATGGAGGATCTGTGCCTGACTCTCATGATTCAGACCGTTGGAACCAACCGCTAAATACCGACCGATATTTCAGCCAAACAGAACGGCATTGA